From a single Candidatus Defluviilinea gracilis genomic region:
- a CDS encoding C39 family peptidase: MQKRFNRKWIAPILIALGIIIFFLPPVYSRAMPRIDGWVSSIKYLINPPDEATFQPQQQSPVDSAATELMQTRVATQTLDATSTPKPGPTLTPTVTSTPLPASVSLTGFKYVDQRNRWNYCGPANLTMALDFVGWGGNRDDIARVIKPGIQDPKLDFIQQGRSDVNVMPYELVGFVNDETEYRALSRLGGDIDVAKRLLAAGFPFIAEKGYYEKDYTGKIAWLGHYQFVTGYDDAKGELTVQDTWNDGPNFRISYEEFTSSEAWLSFDNIFIVVYAPEREAELLQVLGPYADDTWASNRAREIAEERIADSEGIDQYFAWFAKGTSHVELFEYADAAAAFDQAFAIYNELGKDDKQRPYRMMWYQTGPYKAYFYTGRYQDVIDLANVTLIDTISKPTLEESIYWRGRAKYMIGDTPGAIADYREALRLHPKWGPAIQALQDLGVQP, from the coding sequence ATGCAAAAACGTTTTAACCGCAAGTGGATCGCGCCGATTCTGATCGCCCTCGGCATCATCATCTTTTTTCTCCCGCCCGTCTATTCACGCGCCATGCCGCGCATTGACGGTTGGGTCTCCAGCATCAAATACCTCATCAACCCGCCCGACGAAGCCACCTTCCAACCGCAGCAACAATCGCCGGTTGATAGCGCCGCCACAGAGTTGATGCAAACCCGCGTCGCGACTCAAACGCTCGATGCGACTTCGACTCCCAAGCCGGGTCCAACGCTGACGCCGACGGTCACTTCCACGCCTCTGCCTGCTTCCGTTTCGTTGACCGGGTTCAAATATGTGGACCAACGCAACCGCTGGAATTATTGCGGTCCCGCCAATCTCACGATGGCGTTGGACTTCGTCGGCTGGGGCGGCAACCGCGACGACATCGCCCGCGTCATCAAGCCGGGGATTCAGGATCCCAAACTCGACTTTATCCAACAGGGACGCAGTGACGTCAACGTGATGCCGTACGAGTTGGTGGGCTTCGTCAACGATGAGACCGAATATCGCGCGTTGTCTCGTCTCGGCGGCGATATTGATGTGGCGAAGCGATTGCTCGCGGCGGGTTTTCCGTTCATCGCGGAAAAAGGCTATTACGAAAAAGATTACACGGGCAAGATTGCCTGGCTTGGGCATTATCAATTCGTCACAGGCTATGACGACGCCAAAGGCGAGTTGACCGTTCAAGACACGTGGAATGACGGTCCCAACTTTCGAATCTCTTATGAAGAGTTCACGTCAAGCGAAGCATGGCTGTCGTTCGATAATATTTTTATCGTGGTGTATGCGCCTGAACGCGAAGCCGAATTGTTACAAGTGTTGGGTCCGTATGCCGATGATACCTGGGCATCGAACCGCGCCCGGGAAATTGCCGAAGAGCGCATTGCCGATTCCGAAGGCATTGACCAATACTTCGCGTGGTTCGCCAAAGGGACGAGCCATGTGGAATTGTTCGAGTATGCCGACGCGGCGGCGGCTTTCGATCAGGCGTTTGCAATTTACAACGAATTAGGCAAAGACGACAAACAGCGTCCGTACCGCATGATGTGGTATCAAACGGGTCCCTACAAGGCGTATTTCTATACCGGGCGATACCAAGATGTGATCGATCTTGCCAACGTCACATTGATCGACACCATTTCCAAGCCGACATTGGAAGAAAGCATCTATTGGCGCGGGCGAGCCAAGTATATGATCGGCGACACGCCCGGTGCCATCGCCGATTATCGCGAAGCGCTGAGACTGCATCCCAAGTGGGGTCCGGCGATTCAGGCGTTGCAGGACTTAGGGGTTCAGCCATAA
- the dnaK gene encoding molecular chaperone DnaK, which translates to MSKIIGIDLGTTNSVVSVMEGGSPTVISTAEGGRLAPSVVAFNKNAERLVGQTAKRQAVINPENTIYSIKRFIGRHFDEVESERKMVPYEVVKGPTGDVRVKIPITNREYSPQEISAMILGKLKSDAEAYLGSPVTQAVITVPAYFNDSQRQATKDAGKIAGLEVMRIINEPTASALAYGLDKKKDETILVFDLGGGTFDVSVLEVGEGVIEVKATNGDTHLGGDDWDQKIVNWAADEFKREQGIDLRNDRPALQRLREAAEKAKIELSTVMETELNLPYITADASGPKHLQLKLSRAKFEQMTEDLLNRCRKPFEAALKDAGIDAGKLNEVVLVGGSSRMPMVHDLVRKLTNGKEPNKGVNPDEVVAVGAAIQGGVLGGEVKDILLLDVTPLSLGVETMGSVMTKMIERNTTIPVRKTETYSTAADNQTAVDIHVLQGERPMAGDNMSLGRFRLDGIPPAPRGIPQVEVTFDIDANGILNVTAKDKATGKEQKVTITASTNLNKSDIDRMVNEARSHEADDRKRRELIDAKNTADNLVYQTEKALRDLGDKVSGADAQDINGKIDELKSAAQSDDINRIKQASEKVEQTFHALSQQLYAQGQPQPEAAGGPSVPPTDGDVIDGEVKE; encoded by the coding sequence ATGAGCAAAATCATTGGCATTGACTTAGGCACAACCAACTCTGTCGTTTCGGTCATGGAAGGCGGCTCGCCAACCGTGATCTCAACCGCCGAGGGCGGGCGGCTCGCGCCGTCAGTTGTGGCATTTAATAAAAACGCCGAGCGACTCGTCGGTCAGACGGCGAAGCGGCAGGCGGTCATCAACCCTGAAAACACGATCTACTCCATCAAGCGTTTCATCGGACGTCACTTCGATGAAGTTGAATCGGAACGCAAGATGGTCCCATATGAAGTGGTAAAAGGCCCGACGGGCGACGTGCGCGTGAAAATCCCGATCACGAACCGCGAATATTCCCCGCAGGAAATTTCGGCGATGATCCTGGGCAAGTTGAAGTCGGATGCCGAAGCGTATTTGGGATCGCCCGTCACGCAGGCGGTCATCACTGTCCCCGCGTATTTCAACGACAGCCAACGACAAGCCACGAAAGACGCGGGCAAGATTGCCGGTCTCGAAGTGATGCGTATCATCAACGAACCGACTGCATCCGCGCTTGCGTATGGACTCGATAAAAAGAAAGATGAAACGATTCTCGTCTTCGACCTCGGCGGCGGCACATTCGACGTGTCGGTGCTGGAAGTCGGCGAAGGCGTGATCGAAGTGAAAGCCACGAACGGCGACACTCACCTCGGCGGCGACGACTGGGATCAAAAGATCGTCAACTGGGCGGCGGATGAATTCAAGCGCGAACAAGGCATTGACTTGCGCAACGACCGCCCCGCGTTGCAACGTCTGCGTGAAGCCGCGGAGAAAGCGAAGATCGAACTTTCCACGGTGATGGAGACAGAACTTAATCTGCCGTACATCACAGCAGACGCTTCCGGTCCGAAACACTTGCAGTTGAAACTTTCGCGCGCAAAATTCGAGCAGATGACCGAAGACTTGCTCAACCGTTGCCGCAAACCGTTCGAAGCCGCGTTGAAAGACGCCGGCATTGACGCGGGCAAATTAAATGAAGTTGTTCTCGTCGGCGGCTCATCGCGTATGCCGATGGTGCATGACCTGGTCCGCAAACTGACGAACGGCAAAGAGCCGAACAAAGGCGTGAACCCCGATGAAGTGGTCGCAGTCGGCGCGGCGATTCAAGGCGGCGTGCTCGGCGGTGAAGTGAAGGATATCCTCCTGCTCGACGTGACCCCGCTCTCCTTGGGCGTCGAAACGATGGGCAGTGTGATGACCAAGATGATCGAACGCAACACAACCATCCCTGTCCGCAAAACGGAAACGTATTCGACGGCGGCAGATAATCAAACCGCAGTGGACATCCACGTGTTGCAAGGCGAACGCCCGATGGCTGGCGATAATATGTCGCTTGGGCGATTCCGACTCGACGGCATCCCGCCCGCGCCGCGCGGCATTCCGCAAGTGGAAGTGACGTTCGACATCGACGCGAACGGCATCTTGAATGTGACCGCCAAAGACAAAGCTACCGGCAAAGAGCAGAAAGTCACGATCACCGCTTCGACGAATTTGAACAAGAGCGACATTGACCGCATGGTGAACGAAGCGCGCTCGCACGAAGCGGACGACCGCAAACGCCGCGAGTTGATCGATGCCAAGAACACGGCAGACAACCTCGTGTATCAAACTGAAAAAGCTTTGCGCGACCTCGGCGATAAAGTCTCAGGCGCAGACGCGCAGGATATAAACGGCAAGATCGATGAACTCAAATCTGCCGCGCAGAGCGACGACATCAACCGCATCAAGCAAGCCTCTGAAAAAGTGGAGCAAACCTTCCACGCGCTGAGCCAGCAACTCTATGCCCAAGGTCAGCCGCAACCTGAAGCGGCGGGCGGACCGTCTGTCCCGCCGACCGATGGCGATGTGATCGACGGTGAAGTGAAAGAGTAA
- a CDS encoding DEAD/DEAH box helicase, whose translation MTITSLLDSWKRDEATAPNISAWQTFPPRPAQTHPFPTGLPAPLSQALIASGIHSLYSHQLEAWTATQQNQNMILSTGTASGKTLAYNLPVFSELLANPNARALYLFPTKALAQDQLSALTNLKLETWNLTPAIYDGDTPSSARPSIRKTARIVLTNPDMLHTGILPHHTNWLEFFANLKFVVIDEAHTYRGVFGSHVANVIRRLKRVAAFYNSAPKFILASATIGNPKELAEKLIEEPVTLIDNDGSARGPRHFLLYNPPLVDESLGLRKSSLLEGVRLARELINSNVQTVVFARSRRSVEIILSYLQGELTPDSSIESPLIGYESLPNPRSTVRGYRSGYLPSQRREIEKGLRDGAIKTVVATNALELGIDIGGLGAAILVGYPGTVASARQQAGRAGRGLESAVSVLVASPSPIDQFLAHHPEYFFERSPEQALINPDHLLILLEHLRCAMFELPFPKGEGFGSLSGEIIEEYLHFLLSNGEAHLSNEKFFWMADVYPAANISLRSASPQSFVLQTTIDDRPLTIGIVDGESAVWMVHPGAVYLHEAQAYLVEELNLAERIARLKPFVSDYYTEPLQQTEVELLSVAEESPPPPVKDSGRRAEPVEAGVGASKSWGELKITTQVTGFRKRRWHTHENLGEEPLDLPPSELQTTGYWLTLSEETIAHLRDLGAWSNDPNDYGPGWDKIRERVRGRDKFTCQVCGAVESSRQHDVHHKVPFRAFASREEANRVENLTTLCPSCHHKVEQNVRMRSGLAGLAYVLANLAPLFLMCDSADLGTHIEPVENKIFGMPAIVLYDSIPAGIGFSQKLFELHDQLLARALELVGACACADGCPSCVGPGGENGYGGKQEALEILKVLTRSSD comes from the coding sequence ATGACCATCACTTCACTACTGGATTCGTGGAAACGCGACGAAGCCACCGCCCCCAACATCTCTGCCTGGCAGACGTTTCCCCCGCGTCCCGCGCAAACGCATCCTTTTCCGACGGGTCTGCCTGCCCCGCTTTCCCAAGCCCTCATCGCCAGTGGAATTCACTCCCTCTACTCGCATCAACTCGAAGCATGGACAGCGACTCAACAAAACCAGAACATGATCCTCTCCACCGGCACCGCCTCGGGCAAAACGCTCGCCTACAACCTGCCGGTTTTTTCCGAGTTACTCGCCAACCCAAACGCGCGCGCGTTATACCTCTTCCCAACCAAAGCCCTCGCGCAAGATCAACTTTCCGCGCTTACCAACTTGAAACTTGAAACCTGGAACTTGACGCCCGCAATCTACGACGGCGACACCCCCTCCTCCGCCCGCCCCTCCATCCGCAAAACCGCGCGCATCGTGTTGACCAACCCCGATATGCTTCACACCGGCATCCTTCCGCATCACACCAACTGGCTGGAATTTTTCGCAAACCTCAAATTCGTCGTAATCGATGAAGCCCACACCTATCGCGGCGTCTTCGGCTCTCACGTTGCCAATGTAATTCGCAGACTCAAACGGGTCGCCGCGTTTTACAACAGCGCGCCAAAATTCATTTTGGCATCCGCCACCATTGGCAACCCAAAAGAACTCGCCGAAAAACTCATCGAGGAACCGGTAACTCTCATTGACAACGACGGCTCCGCCCGCGGACCGCGCCACTTCCTGCTCTACAACCCGCCGCTCGTGGATGAATCATTGGGCTTAAGGAAATCATCCCTGCTCGAAGGGGTGCGGCTCGCGCGGGAATTGATCAACAGCAATGTTCAGACCGTGGTGTTTGCGCGCTCCAGGCGAAGCGTTGAGATCATTCTGAGTTATTTACAAGGCGAACTCACCCCAGACTCAAGCATCGAGTCCCCGCTGATTGGCTACGAGTCTCTGCCCAATCCCCGGTCGACGGTACGCGGGTATCGCAGTGGATACCTGCCAAGCCAACGCAGAGAGATCGAAAAAGGACTCCGCGACGGCGCGATCAAAACTGTTGTTGCTACCAATGCGCTCGAACTCGGCATCGACATCGGCGGGCTGGGCGCGGCGATCCTCGTCGGCTATCCGGGCACTGTCGCTTCGGCGAGACAGCAAGCCGGTCGCGCGGGACGCGGGTTGGAATCCGCTGTCAGTGTGCTGGTGGCGTCTCCCAGCCCCATCGACCAGTTCCTCGCGCATCATCCCGAATATTTCTTCGAGCGCTCGCCTGAGCAAGCGTTGATCAACCCCGATCATCTGTTGATCTTGCTGGAACATTTGCGGTGCGCCATGTTTGAACTGCCGTTTCCAAAAGGCGAAGGCTTCGGCTCTTTATCCGGAGAAATCATTGAAGAGTATCTCCACTTTCTACTTTCCAATGGCGAGGCGCATCTCTCGAATGAAAAATTTTTCTGGATGGCAGACGTATACCCCGCCGCAAACATTTCCCTGCGATCCGCATCTCCGCAAAGTTTTGTTTTGCAAACCACGATCGACGACAGACCATTGACCATTGGGATCGTTGACGGCGAAAGCGCGGTGTGGATGGTTCATCCCGGCGCGGTCTACTTGCACGAAGCGCAAGCCTATCTGGTCGAAGAATTGAATCTGGCGGAGCGTATCGCGCGCCTCAAACCGTTCGTCAGCGATTACTACACCGAGCCGTTGCAACAAACCGAAGTGGAGTTGTTATCTGTCGCGGAGGAATCTCCTCCTCCACCCGTGAAAGATTCCGGGCGCCGCGCTGAGCCTGTCGAAGCGGGCGTGGGCGCGTCAAAATCATGGGGCGAACTCAAAATCACCACGCAAGTGACCGGCTTTCGCAAACGACGCTGGCACACCCATGAAAATCTTGGCGAGGAACCGCTGGATTTACCTCCCTCCGAATTGCAGACGACCGGCTACTGGCTGACTCTCTCCGAAGAAACGATCGCGCATCTGCGCGACCTTGGGGCTTGGTCCAACGACCCCAACGACTACGGACCCGGCTGGGACAAGATTCGAGAACGCGTCCGCGGGCGAGACAAGTTCACCTGTCAGGTATGCGGCGCGGTGGAGTCGAGCCGCCAACATGATGTGCATCACAAAGTCCCTTTCCGCGCGTTCGCATCGCGCGAAGAAGCAAATCGTGTGGAGAATCTCACAACGCTGTGCCCATCCTGCCATCATAAAGTAGAGCAGAACGTGCGCATGAGAAGCGGGCTGGCGGGGCTTGCCTATGTGCTGGCGAATCTCGCGCCGTTATTTTTGATGTGCGACTCGGCAGATCTGGGAACGCACATCGAGCCTGTTGAAAATAAAATCTTCGGCATGCCCGCCATCGTGTTATATGACTCCATCCCGGCGGGGATCGGTTTCAGCCAGAAATTGTTCGAACTTCACGATCAACTCCTCGCCCGCGCATTGGAATTGGTCGGCGCGTGCGCCTGCGCGGATGGCTGTCCTTCATGCGTCGGGCCTGGCGGCGAGAATGGATACGGCGGCAAGCAGGAAGCGCTCGAGATTCTCAAAGTCCTTACGCGATCGTCAGACTAA
- a CDS encoding flippase-like domain-containing protein translates to MRKFIVILLAFLGAGFVYLSFGEIESILQTIRRGNLWFILLALLIESGWVLVAGSTILALYRILGLDETLYRLSLLFTAGNFISTVMPSAGMGAVAVFISEANRRGQPTGKVTIASMLYIFLDYIAFLCVLALGLIVLFRRNHLDAAELTASGIMFSIATLLGFLFYLGSKSEVRLGNALARIARFLNRIARPFLHRDYLSEEKMREYARELATDLQTLPQNYRKFLKPMLLALLNKTMLMSVLAAIFLAFQIPFSAGTIIGGFAISYLFLVISPTPAGIGIVEGIMPLALSSLNVPWSQAIIVTLAYRGVTFWFPLGIGGWALRILHMNPTPPESPV, encoded by the coding sequence ATGCGGAAATTCATCGTCATCCTGCTTGCCTTTTTAGGCGCGGGGTTTGTGTACCTCAGTTTCGGCGAAATCGAAAGCATCCTCCAAACCATCCGGCGCGGAAACCTCTGGTTCATCCTGCTCGCCCTGCTCATCGAAAGCGGGTGGGTACTGGTGGCGGGTTCCACGATCCTAGCCTTATATCGAATCCTCGGCTTGGATGAAACGCTGTACCGACTGTCGCTTCTTTTTACGGCGGGGAATTTTATCTCTACAGTGATGCCCAGCGCGGGGATGGGGGCGGTGGCGGTCTTCATCAGCGAAGCGAACCGCAGGGGGCAACCCACCGGCAAAGTGACGATCGCCAGCATGTTATACATCTTCCTCGATTACATTGCCTTTCTGTGCGTGCTTGCGCTGGGACTGATCGTGCTCTTTCGCCGCAACCACCTCGACGCCGCCGAACTCACCGCTTCGGGCATCATGTTCTCCATCGCAACCTTGCTCGGATTTCTCTTCTACCTTGGATCAAAATCGGAGGTACGGTTGGGCAACGCCCTGGCGCGTATCGCCCGCTTCCTCAACCGTATCGCCCGCCCGTTTCTCCATCGCGATTACCTCAGCGAAGAAAAAATGCGCGAGTACGCCCGCGAACTGGCAACCGACCTTCAAACCCTCCCCCAAAACTATCGGAAATTCCTCAAGCCCATGTTATTGGCGCTGCTCAATAAAACCATGTTAATGAGCGTGCTGGCGGCGATCTTCCTTGCCTTTCAAATCCCTTTTTCTGCCGGCACCATCATCGGCGGGTTTGCAATCTCCTATTTATTTTTAGTCATTTCCCCCACCCCCGCGGGCATTGGCATCGTGGAGGGCATTATGCCGCTCGCGCTCTCCTCCCTTAACGTGCCTTGGAGTCAGGCGATCATCGTCACGCTGGCATATCGCGGCGTCACATTCTGGTTTCCGCTGGGCATTGGCGGATGGGCATTGCGCATTCTACATATGAACCCAACTCCACCGGAAAGCCCCGTCTGA
- a CDS encoding zinc metallopeptidase, with product MFFDPTYLLCVALPSMLLMGIASWYVKHAYNKWSQIRASSGLTGAQAAQQLISRSAYVGEAGADGLRNVRVLGVGGNLTDHYNPQDKTLYLSPNVANSPSVAAVAVAAHELGHAMQDAEGYLPMKFRSALVPMVNIGSNLGWILILAGLIFRFTELAWLGVFFFAGGALFALATLPVELNASARAKRLVAEAGIIRSEEEQRGVNQVLNAAALTYVAGLLTAVMQLLYYVFLVIGMGRRDD from the coding sequence ATGTTTTTCGACCCAACCTATTTATTGTGCGTCGCGCTCCCATCCATGCTTTTGATGGGCATCGCCTCCTGGTATGTGAAACACGCCTACAACAAATGGAGCCAAATTCGCGCAAGCAGTGGGCTCACCGGCGCGCAAGCCGCGCAACAACTCATCTCGCGTTCGGCGTACGTGGGCGAAGCGGGCGCAGACGGATTGCGGAACGTGCGCGTGCTTGGCGTGGGCGGCAATCTCACCGACCATTACAACCCGCAAGATAAAACCCTCTACCTTTCGCCGAACGTGGCAAACAGCCCGTCGGTTGCGGCGGTGGCGGTCGCCGCGCATGAACTCGGTCACGCGATGCAAGACGCGGAAGGATACCTCCCCATGAAATTCCGCTCCGCGCTCGTCCCGATGGTCAACATCGGCTCGAACCTCGGCTGGATCCTCATCCTCGCCGGGCTGATCTTCCGCTTCACCGAACTGGCCTGGCTCGGAGTCTTCTTCTTCGCGGGCGGCGCGCTCTTCGCGCTCGCCACCCTCCCCGTGGAACTTAACGCCTCGGCGCGCGCAAAACGACTGGTGGCTGAAGCGGGCATCATCCGCTCGGAGGAAGAACAACGCGGCGTGAATCAAGTGTTGAACGCCGCCGCGCTCACCTATGTCGCCGGTCTGCTCACCGCCGTGATGCAACTGCTGTACTACGTGTTTCTTGTCATCGGCATGGGCAGGCGCGACGATTAA